One Punica granatum isolate Tunisia-2019 chromosome 3, ASM765513v2, whole genome shotgun sequence genomic window carries:
- the LOC116201990 gene encoding probable caffeine synthase 2, with protein MEVKEVLHMSKGEGEDSYFKNSIYAQKLAALTMPMLIPRTVDSLFAEGLIPCKLLNVADLGCSTGPNTFTFMSSLIRSLEHKCRELKLDVPEIQFYLNDLPGNDFNTLFRRLSEFRKEYADLSCFFMGAPGSFHERLFPEKCLHLAYSLYSVHWLSRVPRLTSDEGQALNKGKIYISKTSPRGVKEAYLAQFQEDVRRFLRCRAEELRIGGRLMLIIDGRPWGGDPAARESCYTWELLAEAIVSLVSEGLVEEEKLDTLNVPYYIAAPEEVQLIVEQEGSFALEHLETITVERGSPLVEDEEKEDPWTRGRKLAKNIRIFTDSIIQHHFGFGEEIMNKLYDEKLALLIGKDMSKGPSKGTSIVLELRKN; from the exons ATGGAAGTGAAGGAAGTGCTGCATATGAGCAAGGGAGAAGGCGAAGATAGCTATTTCAAGAACTCTATATATGCG CAAAAGCTAGCAGCTCTTACCATGCCGATGCTTATCCCTAGGACAGTCGATTCCTTATTCGCAGAAGGTCTGATCCCTTGCAAGCTGCTGAATGTGGCGGACCTCGGGTGTTCCACAGGTCCAAACACGTTCACCTTTATGTCATCTCTTATCAGGAGTTTGGAGCATAAATGCAGAGAACTGAAGTTGGACGTACCTGAAATCCAGTTTTACTTGAACGATCTTCCGGGGAACGATTTCAACACACTATTCAGGAGACTGTCCGAGTTTCGCAAGGAGTACGCAGATTTGTCGTGCTTTTTTATGGGAGCTCCTGGCTCGTTTCATGAGAGGCTATTCCCTGAGAAATGCTTGCATCTCGCTTATTCACTATACAGCGTTCATTGGTTATCTCGG GTGCCGAGGCTAACAAGCGATGAAGGGCAGGCGCTGAACAAAGGTAAAATTTACATATCTAAGACGAGCCCTCGAGGGGTGAAGGAGGCCTACTTGGCTCAGTTTCAGGAAGATGTGAGAAGATTTTTGAGATGCCGGGCCGAAGAGTTGAGGATCGGTGGTCGTCTCATGTTGATTATCGACGGGAGGCCATGGGGTGGGGACCCAGCGGCCAGAGAGAGCTGCTATACGTGGGAGTTACTCGCCGAGGCTATAGTTAGCTTGGTCTCTGAG GGCCTAGTGGAAGAGGAGAAGCTGGATACCCTGAACGTGCCCTACTACATAGCTGCACCAGAGGAAGTCCAACTCATAGTCGAGCAAGAAGGGTCCTTCGCATTGGAGCATCTAGAGACAATCACAGTAGAGAGGGGCAGCCCGTTGGTCGAAGACGAAGAGAAAGAAGATCCATGGACCAGAGGAAGGAAGCTCGCCAAGAACATCCGCATATTCACAGACTCCATTATTCAGCACCATTTCGGGTTTGGCGAGGAGATCATGAACAAGCTCTATGACGAGAAGCTCGCTCTTCTGATCGGGAAAGACATGAGTAAGGGGCCCTCTAAGGGCACAAGCATTGTTCTTGAACTGAGGAAAAACTAA